AATGAGCATATCCATGTAATGTAAGCTCAACAGCGGTCTTGCCATATGGTGATGTTAATTCATGGTGGGAAAACGCAAAAGACTGAACAGAAAAATAGGAGGAAATTGACAGAAGCGTTTTGCTCTTTTGACGTGTAGCCTATGAGTCAGTGAGGTGTTAAAATAGGTGTTGAATGTCGAGTGACTTTTCCGATTGATACGTGCAGAGCAGATGACTGGATTGCAAAACTCAAATTGCCGATTCGAGGCAGACGCGCATTTTGGATCTTTATAAGGATTCGATTGAACCGATTCACCGAGCCTTTGGGATTGACTTAAGGGAAGAACTTTGTTTCAGAGGTGCTATCATTTTTTTCGAGCATGTGGGAAATGTTATAtggcaaaacataaaacataaactgTAGTgcatttaactacatttttacaaatatatatatatatatataatatgtatgtaatttGTGAGAGGACTTCTAAGAATAGTTTTGAGtgataataacataataaataataaaataaaataaagtactatTTTGAACCGGTTCACAGAAATAAACCAATTTGTGCAATTGAATCCGATTTTTCAAAGCTAACTTGACAAATAAGGGGTGGGATCATACATACAGATTTACAGTAATGATTTTGTCATCTCTGAACATTGGTGTTAATATTCCAAGACCCCAAAGGCAGTGAGACTGAATTAGTgtaaacagagaaacacagataACAGACTGAAAACTAATGAATTAGAGTGTCTGCCCCACACTCTCtaatacgcacacacacacttaactcaTCGACGCTTCttaaaacaatgtgttttctCCAGCAGATGTAATGATTATGTCAGTGTCcaaacaaaaccagtcattttaGCGCCTGTGTAatccacatttttatttcatatcataatcttactatctctctctctctctctctctctctctctctctctctctctctctctctctctctctctctctctctgtcatctaAGCCTGTTTTCATAGAAATACTAGAGTGGCTGGGGAGatgctttttttcttgcatgtctttctttctgcattttcCTGCACTTTCTTTCATTCTTCCACATTACTTTTTGCAGTTCTTTCTTTCTGCAGTTCTGTCtgcatttctttcatttaattccACAAATGAAATCTAGTCCATGAAGTGTAATAATGTGGTTGCATTTATATGCATTGATGTCTCCGATACACATGGtcaacagagtgtgtgtgtgtgtaagtcttGGGGGAAGGTTGACTTCAGGGTCGATAGACCATTGcagctgaggtttttttttttttttcagcatgagaGGTGATTCTGAGTCAGGTCGTGTAAAGTGTGCATGTTTGAATTTGTTGGTGCGTGTTCTTGTTGTGCTTGCAGCTGCTTGCTGAAACACATGTGTTGTAGTGTCACTCACAGTCGATAGTTGATCAACAGGAAGGCGTGAGCTGATTAAGGTGTGTGCTGGTGAGCAGCCCTTGTTAATGACTCACTGGCTCACTCATATATTCATTAACTAAACTTCTTCTATTAAATTCTCTGTGTACTCCTGCAGAGTGTTTTTATTCACCCTCTTGTTGTTGAAACCAGAAAGTGAATGAAAGCAGTGCAccaataacatattatatatctTAAAAGAGCTCCAAACAACTATATTCCAAGATTTCTTAACTCAcatgatagttttgtgtgaggaacagactgagtcatcattcactgaaaatgttGACATCCATCCTGGCTTTCTTTGGTATTTTCATGAAAGTTCATGAGATGAAAACAAAGTCCAattcatgaacgaatcattcttttaagTGGAACTTTTTCAATGAATTGTTAAAGTCAGTTCAGTAAACTGGTCTGACTGATTCGTTCATAAATCTCATACTTGCCGTCTCAATGATCTTGtcccaaatactttttttttttcttttttttttgtgaataacaacttaaaatgCCTTTGTTTGTCACTCAAGCCACTGCATGACTTCAGGAAATTTGAAATAAGACACATATGAATCacttttattatcttttatttatgctttttgaCGCTCGAAAGGCcccatttattgtaattgtacagCAAAGAACAGGTAGTCCACTATTCACAgtttctccttttatgttccacatgagggaaaaaaaagtttttggttttggaacaacatgagagtgagtaaatgatgactagggtgaactaatcttttaatatcacttatGGATGCTGAATCTTTTCTGTAattgttgctgttattattttaTCAGCACTCAAAGGCTTATAGAGATTTCTTCTCTTTCTGTATCTTTCTTGTCTTTTGTTGGCCTCTCTCTCCTACCTGTTCTCCGCAAACCTCCTCCCTTTCCTCTGGCTGCCTGCCCTGTACCGCATGGTTAACTGGCACAAAGTTCAACCTCTCTTCTCCTTTTCCTTTAACTCTTCCCCTCTATCATTTTGCTCTGCCCCATCCCATCAGTACCCCAAAACTCTCCGACCTCCtcacatttttgtttcttctctGCTTGTCCGCGATCACCCCATTGTGTTACTGTTTCACCCTGTAAAAAGGCCTTTTACATGGTTTAATTCAGCCAGAAATGGGGCTTTCTTGTTTTTCTACCCAAAATGTCCCATtcactcaggtttttttttttttttttagggaacagggcttttatttttttgcttgtggGGTTTTGCCAGCTAAGtgcttttttgttatatattccAGCCAAATTAGCACGCTCCCACCGCAGATCTGCAGTGGAACAAAACCAGGGGCTAGTGTGACCAATTGCAGGCCAGAGTTCACAGCCAAAAAGAAGTGGCATTCATGCAGTGTGTCTGTCACTGTGCGTGTCTGTAAATGTGTGCGGAGAGAAGAAGTGGAGATAGAAACTGATGATAAAGTGCCATTTTGCTTTTGTCTGCATGTCACTTAGCATTAAACTcatcagatctgtgtgtgtgcatgttcggctgacagtgagagagtgagtgatgaAGTGCCATTCACTCTCTGTAGTCTGTCACTCTCTTTGGTGGTCTTCAAATAGGGAGGTCACCACTTGAGCCCACCTCTCTCCCGATCTCCTGTCTGGCTTCTCCCTCATTCCCTCTACCTTTTATCTCAGCCATACACGCCAACACTTTTCATCCTTTTATTCAGTTCCTGTCCTTATTTCTTTTCCCTCTGTGAAAGAAGGAAGAAAAAGAGGTGTTGAATTTTTTTCCTTGGCTTTCTTTATCGGGTTTGGCAGCCATAACCACCAGAGCCTGTCTCGCTCCCCTTTTCTCCTCCCTTTCACCTTCTCCATACCTATTCTTGTCCATTCACTGAGTCTGAATTCTGGGGATATCTGCAGAATTCAAATGGCCGTCATTCACAAAGCTCTACAGATTCCCGCccattaagtgtttgtttttcggCTGGTTTAgtatatatttccatttaaagggttagttctcccacaaatgaaaattgccatcatttactaaccctcatgttgttccaaatacaTAAGATTTCcgttcatctttgaaacagaAATGAAGATCAATGAGCTCTTTGATGTTCGTCattcaatgtatatatatatatatatatatgaataaaagactaaatgaaatctgttcatcatataaagtgctCAAAACAAACAGCTTGATTAATATGgattatgtttactttttatgaactttttgaagagTCAAAGTGTTGGGTAAATCGACTTTAAATGGAGGGACATAAATCTCttatattccattaaaaaatatatttatttgtgttttgaagatgaaccaaaatcttatggatttggaatgacatgaacaACATTTGGGTGTAATATctctttaacatatttttaagatgtATAAAGCCATTCCACAGAATTGACTTCTTCATTGCCTCCATCCCTTCTCCAGATTGTAATCAGCTCTTAATCTTTCATCTTGTGAATTtaatctggcttttttttttttttttttttttttttttttgctggctgCTGACACATGATAATCTTCTCCAGCAGTCCTTATTCGTTTAAGCTCCTACATACAGTCCCTATCAGGCAGaagtgttttctttatataatGTGCAAAATGTGTGATATTTGTCAAGTCCTGCGAGATTTACCATATTGTGATTTTCAAGTAAACTCTGGCCAGAGGTTGAGGAGACGGCCTTTTCCTTCATCAAGCATGAGTTTCCTGGCCAAGTGTTTTCCCGGGAAAACAGCATATCCTGCGCGTACAATAAACAATACCTTTCTCACACACTTGCGCACGCAAGTGGCCCACTTCTTAATCTCAGAGACACACTTCCTCGTACTCACGCATActctgtgaattattattcacaCGAGTTAAAGGGCTTGAGAAAGCGATCGTTTTGTCTACGGCTCAATATAGGGGGAAAAACACGTGCCCGTCTCGCATTTGTCACTTATTGCTTTCTCATGCACTTTGTTTCAAAGATGATTTGTTCATTACACCTTCAATATAACTGTTATCTTTCTGTTTGATCGTACAGCTGCTGTCACAGTCTTCAACTCCTTCAGAATTCCCAGAATTGTTCCTTCTTCTGATGGTCATTCCTTTTCCTCCCTTTTACCTCATTTTTGAACATCTTTGATTTATCTTTCATGTTTAATCAGTTCCTCTCATATTAAAGACCACAGATCCATTTAACAGCGCTTTACAATCACACGCTAAGTATTTGTCAGGGATGTGCTGTTAAGTTTGTGTCAGTGTATTTAATGCTTAGGATCTTGTTGTTACAATCTCAACCCCATGTGGTCTTGTGTCCAAACTCTTGTTGTTTGTACTGTTCTTGAATGGACTGGTTTTTAAGATGAAGGTCTGTTCCCACGGTGCATTGCACGCATTTTATTATGGCATGGTGCAAGAGGCCACTACCCCTGCAGGATGGCTAATTCCTTAAGAATGCAAGGAACTACTGAGGTGATTTTTATAGCGATATGAGTCGCCTTGTGTACTTCTAATTTCCCTTCACACTGAGTGCTCCCATGTTTCTAGTTATTTAGGTAATTCATTTATCTATGAGAGGACATCAGAGCTGAGCAGAGCCAGTTAATACAGTTGACTGGTTAGGTCTGTAATTATTAGTGTGACAGATCAGACAAATAAGGAATTAGATGGCTAATTCCTTAGTCAGCTTTTAAGATTCTTTATAAACAAGATAGATTGAAAAAACCCTTGTGTGGAATCTTGTCTTGAATGGGGGAACCGGTTGCCATGGCAATCGCAAAGGGCCAGAGTTAGTGTCCACAAACGCAGGTCACTAACCAACATAACTCGAATTCCAGCAAGCCACTATCTGATTGGTTGAGAATGCCAAGGGGCGGGGTCACTGGGAGAATGAATGGGGGATCAAAAAGGCTTATTGAGCACTGAGAGACGAACCGAGAGAGTGGACAGAGATGGATGGATTGAAGGAAAGATGAAAGAGCGGGTCTGGTCTGAGTCAGAGTGAGGACAAGCACAAGAGCGGCCCGTTCTGGTTAATCAAAGGATTCCTCGCTTTTTTTCCATTCTTCACATTCTTTTTCTCTCTTACACCTGCATAGtacacagcagttttttttttttttttttacaaaatcttcCTTTCCAAATCGAACCATCTCACCCAATCCTTTCCCTTTTTCCTTCTAtcgctctctttctgtctcccaCCACCCTTTGTTGCATTTCCAACTGAACCACTCCACTGTAACGCTCCAACTGTGTTTCAGAACAATAAAAGAACTCACTATGGGCccctcatctctctctttttttctgcttgCATTAAAGTGAATGAGGCCCCTGGCCCCTCGGCAACCTATGCCGGGTAATCCCAGAGCACAGAGCACCCGATGATCCTGCCACACTGCATTCCGAACCAGTCACCCGGAACAACGCTGTCTGCATTAGTGCTGAATTAAAACGATAGAGGTTTCAGGGGCTAATGACAAACTTGATTTAGCCAGCAAATGCAGGTGTGCAGGTAAGAGTGAAGGATGGATATTTGAACAGATCTGGGGTCAGAATTTTGTCAATTACCGTTTAGACTATAGTATCAGGTGGTGAAAGCGACAAAAGATCACAGATCGAATGACAGGGATGTTGGCCGACCTATTGTTGGAGCGAgtgactgactgtgtgtgtgtgtgtgtgtgtgtgtgggtatgggTGGGTGGGCATTTAAATACCTCAGACCTTCCCTTTTAAACAGGTGAATGTGGAAAGAATGTCAACTTGTGCACTTTCTGGAGTATTACTAACTTCCCTGCATctatgtgtgtaagtgtgtgttaaGGTCTGCACTGCTGACTCCCGAGTATTTCCTCACCCTCTCACCCCCCACTGATCATCCCCCTTTCTCTGAGCTCCAACATTCCAGTGAGTGGTAGAGTGTTGaaatgagagagggagagggaggtgAGACCAATTGATAGACAGACTTAGAGGGgctaaaaaagaacaacaaaaacaaaactttgaacCAAGGATTAGGAGACCTGAGATTAACCCTACAGTCACCCATTTGGTACCAAGTCGATTCTTCCTACTGAGCGTTCCACTAATATTTACAAGAAGATGAGTTCAGGATGAAAAAACATCAGCTATTCATGTTTTACGGTAAGCACGGACGTGACTCACAAGCACCCGTATTCACCCATTTTCTTCAACTGCCAGGTTTTAATCTTATTAAATCAAGCACATTCTCATTTTTTGtaaggctttttttatttatttttatatatatatatttttgtgtatattttttatttttcagaaattattatttttatatatatatatatatatatatatatatatatatatatattatttatatgtgtgtgtgtgtgtgtttagttattagattttttacttttgattttcttttgttgttaatttattacttaattttatttgattagacTTGCTAAAAAGTTTTTTGCTTAGTTTTGATTatcttatatatttgttttgcttaGTTTTGATTCTTACTTGATTGTTTtgatttggttattttatttaattatatgtgtacagtatatatatttacatatgtcaaataaatgactatttaatttttttactgtttttatttgatataagggggtgatttttttttttttaatactacttgtttattacattttcattgttatcttttattttatcagtttgtCACTGCTTTGGCAATATAGtaatattactaaaaaattatactactaatactaaaaataatactaaaaaatttGACTACTAATAAAGCATAGATAATTCTAATAAAGCATTTGCGAGATTAAAGCTGAGACagagaacatttttaatatttcagctgTCCCTTTGTTAAACATTTACAACTTTATCGAGCCTCATTTGCAGcctggaacaaaaaaaaatcaaaggacaGAATACAAATCATAAATGATTTAAGTTCATCTTTGGATGCTCAAGATGAAGTTTAGCCCAGTATGTATGATGAATGGCATTGCTGTATGAATAAAGGCATTGATAAAGTAAATGTAGCGTTTGAAAGGACACTAGCATGGGGAGCACCCGCTGACCCCTGTATTGAGACGGGGTCCATCCCCCACTGCTTTCTCCCACCCTCCCCACTGACTCCCAGCCCCCGGGGGCTGAGGGGGGAGCAGCATAATTGCCCCCCTCTGGGACCACTTTAATTTCAGTCTTTGTGTTTTAATTGCCCCCCCTTCTGACCCTCTTTTGATGAACACATTGGGGCCATACCACAAACAGATTTTAATCAGGGCTTTAACggggtgtgtgtgttctggtgtgccAGATGACCGCTCCCAAGCATCTGGTGACAGCAGTTAAAGAATGTGTGACGTGTAAATTATTATTGGCTGTGAGGTATATTTGCTTCATTCATCGAACAAAGATGCATCAGTGTGTGACTCCCGTACATGGCCACCAGAGAATTGAAGTGTGTGACTGGGATTTCTAGATTTGACTTTATGTGTAGAtctatgcatgtatgtatgtgtgtgtgtttggattatCAGTGAGTGAAAGCAGCAGGCCAATTAaaagggctgtgtgtgtgtaagactaGAAGAGGTCTGGAGCCAGATCGTCTGTCCTAAGACCAAGGGGTCCCCCCCAtcaacaaacaagaaaaagagagagcgagagacttTGGAGACTTTGATCATCGAGCAGACGTGTGGATGTTGTCACACACGACACAAACACCCACTCTGGGAAATAACGCTAATGCTGTTTCGATCAGACAAAGTTAGGAGGATCCCAGTTAGTGTCTATGACGCTCACTTAGGCCCTTGAGAGGTTTGTGCTCCAAAATTTCAGTGTCAACTGATACTTTACTCCGTTAGCTACAGTTTTACACATTCTGAAGAAATTATGAGTGGTGAATGCTTGTGCGAGACCCACTACCATaatgctaggtggttgctagggtcttctaGGCAGggcatttgttgttgtttacttagTAGCCCAAGTGAAAAGAGTCCTTTTTACAAATCTCTAAGATATTCTAGTCCCTAGATATGGCTCCTTGGGTCACTCTTTTACTATAAGTAATCGCGACGTTTCCAGGTAGAATTCTagggcctggtttcacagacagggtttagactaaaccaggattaggccatagttaaattaggacatttaagtgatttttataaacatgccttagaaaaaacattactggtgtgcattttgagacaaaataaaggcaccgatatattttaagatcagtaagagaaagtttctttcagttgaaacagctcagatttacattttagtctggcattaggcttaagccttgtctgtgaaaccgggggtagatgttttacattttaaagccaCTCAATTTAAGGTATCAATCACATCCTTAGCATAAACAATGCTAGACAAATTACACACTATACTATAGTACTGCAGTCAGCATCAAATGAAATTTCACCCTAcctatttttgtaaatgcatgttattgatctcaTTGTGAGCGATTCAAGATTGAAATGCGTGTTTCAATCTTGAATTGAAATGTCAAAAACCAATCTCCCAGTGAAACTACAGATTTTTCTCTGGTGACATTTGCTGGAATTTTCTAAtcatttagaccacttaaacCCTTTATAAATTGAATACAAGCTTGAGACATCAACCAGTGAACTGAACCAAATACCCTTTTGGATGTACATCACAGTATGAAAGAAATGATCATTCACTTCATCCGTTTCATCGCAACTTTAAGGGCTAGCAAGCATTAACATGGATCCCTAATACAGCTTGTCATTTAATTTCAGAGTACAAAAACTTTgactccacagaagaaagacacatTTTCAGAGGATGAGAAGTAAACCTAATCACCATCCAAAAAGTTGTACCCGGGGAGCCCAGAAAGTTTTTAAAGCTGATTTTAAGCCTGACTGATATTGAGCTCATAATGAAAAAGCCTGAACCTGAGCTGAGCTCAGAAATGAACATATGGAAGTTAAAGTGGCATccgatgatggatggatgaataaataaacgAGGGCTTTCTTTCTACCTCTGGCGTTCTTCTATCAGTGGGCAGCACATAAACAGAGATATCATACTGCCAGAAGAGCTACAGGAGCAGAACCAAGAATGAAGCAAATGCCGGAGAGATGGAGGGCGTGGAGAGGAGCAGACAGGCAGACTGTCTCTGTCACCTCCCTCCATGTGTCAAATGAAAGGGAGAAGTGTGGCGTAGACAGGGTGTGTATGACTCCGTCaaccagagtgtgtgtgtgtttatctgtaaTGAGTAAGGGAGTGTTGATGAAACTctgatttatttcttcatttgtgtttgtgagtatgagtgtgtctCTCTGCATATAGTCAATAGTCATCAACTGGTGATGCAACCTGACACATTGCTAATGCCTTTGCGTAAATAAGACTCTGCTCTCACAAGGCAAGCGAGATCAATAGGATGCACAAATTCACACCAACACGTCCATGTTCCTGCCATTCTTGTCACTCTGACCTATTCTCTGACTACGGCCAGTGTGCCGTTCGATCTGAGTGAACTGATGTACAGAATAATCTTTATTCATGCTATTGTCTCTGCTCTTCTTCTACAAAGAAATCAGCATACTCATCTGTCTTTCCATTGTTcgcattttttgtcttttcttcccCGGCACCGTCCCTTTGTGATTTGCCGTCTGGTCGTCTTTGAGATGGTATTGTAGATCAATGCGAGGGCAATTGAAAATGTGATTGCATCAGGCTTGGCATTCAAGTCAGACTCTCCATGAAAGTTCTTAATGAAGAATTCTTGTCGCCGATGGAACAGACATCACTAGAGTTATTctcattttcttgttttctgcAGATCTCAAATGTTAGATGATCTTGTCTCAAAAAAATTGAGTTTTATaggtttttaatatttgcattatctatatttttatacaaaatatttatgaaatcaCTCATTCTGTTTTAGGTTCCGATGGGACAACTATGCGGTTGAGGTACGCCTGAACGACTACCTGGACATCGTTTGTCCTCATTACCCATTGGGCGAAGTGCCATCACAGGACGCCGAGCGCTACGTGCTCTACATGGTGGAACGCGAAGACTATGACACCTGCCGTCCGCAATCCTACGATCAGATGCGTTGGGAATGCGGCCACCCTTTTGCCCCACACGCGCCTGAGAAGTTCTCCGAGAAGTTCCAGCGCTTCACACCATTCACTCTGGGAAAAGAGTTCCGACAGGGCGAGAGCTACTACTACATCTGTGAGTACAGGCCTTACAAAAGTCAGCTTGTACTTAAGCTATGAATGTAACGTTTATGGTGGATCATTTTAAAGAATGGTTAGGGGTGGAAATGCTATTGAACATCCGAAAACCGGTTATAGATTTATTGCCCCACTAACCATGCACTGAATGCTAAGTCTGTGACTCATATTGGAGCCCTCCTTCAGCACCACAGTAATGAATACATTTCAATTCATGTTGTGGACTGCTAAACTGGCAGCAAAACCGCTACGTGTCTTTCTGGCATCCCCATAGGCTATCCTTGGGGACTTTGGGCAGTCGGAAACACAAGGAGCACAATTCAGCGAGCATGTGGACTGGAATATGGAAGTCTAGAATTAAGAATGGCGAAATTCAACAACCCAATTTAGACCCTTCTAGGaaagtgtactttaaaaaaaaaaaaattgtgcaaacaTTGTGCAGTCAAAGGTGGAGCGTTTCATGGATAAAAATGCATTAGGTCTGTTTTGACGAAGTGGAAAGATCAATGTCAGTTAGTCAAATGCAAATACAGCTAAAGCACAGCTAAACCCAATTTTCACAGTCGCAGTTTAAATCAATGGATTAGCAGCTCTGATACAGTGTAAACTCAGTAGAGCACAGTTCCACCGCTGTAATAAAAGAGATCAGACACAGGTCACAGGTCCAGGTGGCTGCTAAAGAGAAGTGGATTAGGCACTACACGTCTAACAGTAAACCTCCTTTAACCTGCCTGCgactcatttacatttttacatctcTCCGTTATCCTTTTATCTCCCTCAATCCTGACAGTCTTCTTTTTTTTCGCCTTACAGCCAAACCGCTGCACCACCACGGacaggactgtctgaaactccgGGTGGATGTAGTTGCCAATGATGGTGAGTATCGCCACCCCGGTGGCAAATCTGAAAACTCCACATATTTCGAATTTCAGTTGATCTGTGTATTCACTGGTGTTTGTTTCCATTCAGGTTCTCAAGAAGCCAGGGTTAGCACAGGAGGCGAAGCCAAGGTGGGCACAGGGGGAGGAGCTCACACACCGTCTAATCGGTTACCAGCAGGTAACAGTTACACTAATTGAGTTAAAACTGTCTTATCTTACTTATGTCATTAATACAGTTGCAGTGTATGCTGTCCAAGTATAAGTACACAGATGTTTCTACACAACCTCATTTTAACACACTTTTGcctttccacaaatatattaagcagcagaactgttttaaacattaataataagaagaaatgttccttgagcaccaaataagcatgatttctgaaggatcatgtgatactgaagactggagtaataatgctgaaaattaagctttgccatcacaggaataaattacattttaaaataaattaaaacagaaaacagttacagtaaaacactgcCAATATGCATGTTGAATACATTCAATGTGATTTTGGGCCTCATCATTTTGTAAACCATCTACAAccactaaaaaactaaatatttattacttCCCTGTTACAGATGATCCTGTTGTGGCTCTTCCTGAAGTACAGAAAAGCAAGCGGACAAACTCTGCCATTTCAGTAGCATCCTGGACTGTCCTCACAACCTTACTCCCCATTTTATTATTACTGGTCTTACAGTGAGATGAACATTGGACTAAATTACACTTACAAAAGACAGCAGCCTGTGTTGATGGAAGCACACAGGGTTAGCTCTTTACATCCCAGTGCTGGCCATTGGGAGACGCATACAGGAAGTGGAGCACAA
The Cyprinus carpio isolate SPL01 chromosome A19, ASM1834038v1, whole genome shotgun sequence genome window above contains:
- the LOC109092287 gene encoding ephrin-A1-like, which translates into the protein MMDLMWLLFIAASFCALLASAERHTVFWNSTNSKFRWDNYAVEVRLNDYLDIVCPHYPLGEVPSQDAERYVLYMVEREDYDTCRPQSYDQMRWECGHPFAPHAPEKFSEKFQRFTPFTLGKEFRQGESYYYISKPLHHHGQDCLKLRVDVVANDGSQEARVSTGGEAKVGTGGGAHTPSNRLPADDPVVALPEVQKSKRTNSAISVASWTVLTTLLPILLLLVLQ